A stretch of Cytophagales bacterium DNA encodes these proteins:
- the hflX gene encoding GTPase HflX, whose translation MGKMIDTKIENDTGILVTVAPKQESDLKIKEFLDELEFLAQTLNIDTKKRFAQKLQFPDTRTFVGKGKLQEIKEYITVEKIDVIIFDDDLSPSQLRNLEKELKVKIYDRSLLILDIFLKRAKTSQAKTQVELARFQYLLPRLTRMWTHLERQRGGTGTRGGAGEKEIETDRRIIRDRITLLRKQLDKVEKQAETRRKSRSNIVRVALVGYTNAGKSSLMRSLSKEQVYAKDELFATVDSTVRKVVINQVPFLLSDTVGFIRKLPHNLIESFKSTLAEVQEADLLLHVVDVSNPAYEDHIRVVEETLNEIGASDIRTIKVFNKIDMLPDEEAVEKVNAHSIPSIFTSVKTKFNLEELRKLIFDEVAKAHFKIYPNYVMPQEY comes from the coding sequence ATGGGAAAGATGATTGACACGAAAATAGAGAATGATACTGGTATTTTGGTAACCGTGGCGCCAAAGCAGGAGTCTGACTTGAAAATCAAGGAGTTTCTTGATGAGTTGGAGTTCCTGGCACAAACGCTGAACATCGACACCAAAAAACGTTTTGCTCAAAAACTACAATTCCCGGATACCCGAACTTTTGTAGGCAAGGGCAAATTGCAAGAAATTAAAGAGTACATCACGGTTGAAAAGATCGATGTGATCATTTTTGATGATGACCTGTCTCCTTCACAACTGAGGAACCTTGAAAAAGAACTCAAGGTAAAAATCTATGATCGGAGTTTGTTGATCCTGGATATTTTCCTGAAGCGTGCCAAGACTTCCCAGGCCAAGACGCAAGTAGAGTTGGCCAGATTTCAATATTTGCTTCCAAGGTTGACCCGGATGTGGACCCACCTTGAGCGACAAAGAGGGGGAACGGGTACTCGGGGTGGAGCCGGAGAGAAAGAAATTGAGACGGATAGAAGAATCATTCGGGACCGCATCACTTTGCTCCGTAAGCAGTTGGATAAAGTAGAGAAGCAAGCCGAGACGAGAAGAAAGTCCAGGAGCAATATTGTACGCGTAGCGTTGGTGGGTTACACCAATGCCGGAAAATCTAGTTTAATGCGATCCTTGAGTAAGGAGCAAGTGTATGCCAAAGACGAACTTTTTGCGACGGTAGACTCCACTGTGAGAAAGGTAGTGATCAATCAGGTGCCTTTTTTACTTTCCGATACCGTTGGCTTCATCCGAAAATTGCCTCACAATCTCATTGAGTCATTCAAAAGTACACTAGCGGAAGTGCAGGAAGCGGATCTGCTACTGCATGTAGTGGATGTGAGCAATCCTGCCTACGAAGATCACATTCGGGTTGTCGAAGAGACCCTAAATGAGATTGGCGCTTCAGATATTCGGACCATCAAGGTGTTCAACAAAATAGACATGCTTCCCGATGAGGAGGCCGTAGAAAAAGTTAATGCGCACAGTATTCCTTCCATTTTCACTTCCGTAAAAACTAAATTCAACCTGGAAGAATTACGAAAACTGATCTTCGATGAAGTGGCCAAAGCCCACTTTAAGATCTATCCGAATTATGTGATGCCACAGGAGTACTAA
- a CDS encoding glycosyltransferase family 4 protein yields the protein MTIGIIINKAWNIYNFRSSIIRHFINEGHDVVAIAPRDEYVERLEAMGCRFRDLPMSGSGVNPFSDLLLLWRIRRIIKDEKLDVLLTYTIKPNVYGSIAGRLLNTPVICNISGLGTTFVWNNLVSKIAIFLYNVSVRKASHVFFQNPEDMELFLSKVPVPENNVGLLNGSGIDLKSFSAAPKLPGKAPVFLMIGRLIIEKGAYEYAEAAQIIKQEFPATQFWMLGKWDQLDKRSVKQEDLDHWQEKGFIHYKGTTDDVKTMIVEADVVVLPSYREGAPRTLIEAGAMSRPLIATDVPGCRHVVSDGFNGYLCEVKSGKQLADAIRKYLVLENQEKLQLAKNSRIYMESNYDEKKVIIAYQEVISSIVVK from the coding sequence ATGACTATCGGCATTATCATCAATAAAGCCTGGAACATCTACAACTTCAGAAGTAGCATTATCCGACATTTCATTAATGAAGGGCACGATGTTGTGGCCATTGCCCCACGGGATGAATACGTTGAAAGACTTGAAGCTATGGGCTGCAGATTCAGGGATTTACCCATGAGTGGAAGTGGCGTCAATCCATTTAGTGACCTTCTGCTGCTATGGCGAATCAGAAGGATCATCAAAGATGAAAAATTGGACGTACTTCTCACATACACCATCAAGCCCAATGTATATGGTTCTATCGCAGGTCGTCTACTCAATACGCCAGTCATTTGCAATATCAGTGGGTTGGGAACCACTTTTGTTTGGAACAATCTGGTTTCAAAAATTGCCATCTTCCTCTACAATGTTTCCGTAAGAAAAGCGTCCCATGTGTTTTTCCAGAACCCTGAGGACATGGAACTATTTCTGAGCAAAGTGCCAGTTCCGGAAAACAATGTGGGATTGCTCAATGGTTCAGGAATCGATCTTAAATCTTTTTCAGCGGCACCAAAGCTACCCGGAAAGGCACCTGTTTTTCTGATGATCGGACGTCTCATAATTGAAAAAGGGGCCTATGAGTACGCAGAAGCGGCTCAAATCATTAAACAAGAATTTCCAGCTACTCAGTTTTGGATGCTCGGGAAATGGGATCAGCTAGACAAACGATCAGTAAAACAGGAAGACCTTGATCACTGGCAAGAAAAAGGATTCATTCATTACAAAGGCACGACAGATGATGTCAAAACCATGATCGTTGAAGCAGATGTGGTTGTTCTTCCTTCTTACCGGGAGGGAGCCCCCAGAACATTAATAGAAGCGGGAGCGATGAGCCGCCCTCTGATTGCAACAGATGTCCCCGGTTGCAGGCATGTGGTTTCAGATGGTTTCAATGGATATTTGTGTGAAGTAAAGTCCGGCAAGCAACTAGCTGATGCCATTCGAAAGTACCTGGTCTTAGAAAATCAAGAGAAATTACAGTTAGCGAAAAACAGCCGCATCTACATGGAAAGTAACTATGATGAAAAAAAGGTGATCATTGCTTATCAAGAAGTAATCTCGTCCATTGTAGTAAAATGA